A stretch of DNA from Desmospora activa DSM 45169:
AGCGCCCTGGTGTTTGCGGAGGTGACACCCTTTCCCTACGGTGTGATGAAGGGTTTGATCCGAAACCATCTGCGTTGGTGGTTAAAGCAACCCATTTTTAATCCCGATGGCACACTGTCCATCGGGTATACCTATCCCAATCTGATCATGGCGGAAAACTATAACGCACCGGGATCCCCCTATTGGGCTTTAAAAACCTTTTTGCCGCTAGCGCTTAAGCCAGAGCATCCTTTTTGGCAAACGGAAGAATCACCCCTTCCCCCGCTAAAAGCTCAATCCGTACAACATTCTCCACACTTGGTACTGTGCCGACAGGAAGAAAAAAACCATGTACTCGCCTTTAATTCTGGTCATCCCTCTACCAATGCCCACACTCATACATCGGCCAAATATGAGAAGTTCGTCTATTCTAATCGCTTTGCCTTTAGTGTGCCACGAGGAGAATGGGGGCTAGAGCAAGGCGCCTTTGATTCCATGCTGGCCGTCAGTGAAAACGATCAATTATACCGCGTCAAACGAACCTGTGAGGAGTATCAAATCGAAGGCTCAATTATCTATAGCAAATGGAGACCATGGGCAGATGTCGTGATCCAAACCTGGCTGGTGCCCGGATCCCCTTGGCATATCCGCATCCATCGCATTGAGTCAAAACGGGCTTTAGACAGTGCTGAGGGCGGTTTTGCCTTGGGGATAACAGATGAACACAATCATCCAATCGACCTCATACAAAATAAAAAAGAGTTGTTAGCCGTATCCGCGCAAGGGGCAAGCGGGATCAAAATCTTATATGGTGACGGAAAATCGAAACTGACCTATCCCCATGCAAATACCAATCTCATTCACGCTCGTACCGTACTTCCCACTGTCATTACCACCATCACACCCGGCATTGAGTGGCTTGCCTCCGCCGTCTTTGGCGAACCAGATGATGATCGCGATCATTATCACTGGGATCACGCTCCGTATCTGAGAGTGGAAAACGATGCGATGATCCTGTATACAAACGACTCCGACTCCCCCGTTTTTTGTCAAAAAATGGACTAGGGCAGAATGATTCAATGATTGCTAAACCCCAAGCATGTTCGCTTGGGGTTTAGTATTAAAGTTACATGAGATTATGGGGTTCAAAATAGAGAAAGCTTTTACATTAACTTTTTCAATTGTTTCAATACTACTGCTCACTTCACCCGCGCAACGCCAAGACCGTCACCGATGGTCCAGACCGTGGCATCCAGGCGCGGATCTTGTGATAACCGCTCATGAGCCTGAAGTAATCCCTCCACATCCGGGTCATCCTCACCCTCCGCGAAAATGCGATCGGCCAAAAAAAGATTATCCAAAGCGATCACCGCTCCCGGTTCCGCCAACTGGATCGCTTGCTCCAGATAAAAGGGGTATCCTTTTTTATCCGCATCAATAAAAAAGAAATCAAACCGTTCCCTTGCTTCCCGCAGGGAGACCATACTCTCCTTCGCATCTCCAACCCGATAGGTTACCTGATCCACCAACCCCGCTTTAGCCACATTTTCTTCGGCAAAAGCGGCATGTTTCGCTTCCAATTCCAAGGACAGTAGTTTCCCTTCTGCCGGTAAAGCGCGGGCCATCCAGATCGCACTGTAACCTCCTAGTCCGCCTACTTCTAATATCCGCTTAGCACCGCTGAGGCG
This window harbors:
- a CDS encoding DUF2264 domain-containing protein — its product is MKPDLPISRNPLQTRADFIYALEQICRPLKPYYSKECARLHLGNTSAGYPDAIAEMEGFSRVLWGLVPLMAGGETSPLWEFHLQGIKNGTNPYHEEYWGTIQDYDQRIVEMAAFGLALALIPEKIWEPLTSQEKDHLSAWLNQINHHQIHDCNWLLFLVLVNLGLKKVGASYDREKMAKNLNRIDQFYLSSGWYADGENAHCDYYTSFAIHYYSLIYAKLMEAEDPERAKRYKERAKIFAHDFIYWFAADGSAIPYGRSLTYRFAQAAFWSALVFAEVTPFPYGVMKGLIRNHLRWWLKQPIFNPDGTLSIGYTYPNLIMAENYNAPGSPYWALKTFLPLALKPEHPFWQTEESPLPPLKAQSVQHSPHLVLCRQEEKNHVLAFNSGHPSTNAHTHTSAKYEKFVYSNRFAFSVPRGEWGLEQGAFDSMLAVSENDQLYRVKRTCEEYQIEGSIIYSKWRPWADVVIQTWLVPGSPWHIRIHRIESKRALDSAEGGFALGITDEHNHPIDLIQNKKELLAVSAQGASGIKILYGDGKSKLTYPHANTNLIHARTVLPTVITTITPGIEWLASAVFGEPDDDRDHYHWDHAPYLRVENDAMILYTNDSDSPVFCQKMD
- a CDS encoding O-methyltransferase, which encodes MERSQFVREHYIREDEVLRSIRPGLEERGMPQISVPAEVGYTLNWLVRLSGAKRILEVGGLGGYSAIWMARALPAEGKLLSLELEAKHAAFAEENVAKAGLVDQVTYRVGDAKESMVSLREARERFDFFFIDADKKGYPFYLEQAIQLAEPGAVIALDNLFLADRIFAEGEDDPDVEGLLQAHERLSQDPRLDATVWTIGDGLGVARVK